A single Curtobacterium sp. MCSS17_015 DNA region contains:
- a CDS encoding MarR family winged helix-turn-helix transcriptional regulator, producing MEDEPAQWPIGRLLAAAARAVEREWDERLRAIGLPHAALIALDIALRNGPTGADVIARTARVQPQTMSRTLERLERDGMIERGPHPADGRRRVVTVTEHGRTMWDTAKHIEREVLPDDPDLRRHLSAILAGAGPSRPDD from the coding sequence ATGGAGGACGAGCCCGCGCAGTGGCCGATCGGACGACTGCTGGCCGCAGCGGCACGGGCCGTCGAACGCGAGTGGGACGAACGACTCCGGGCCATCGGACTGCCCCATGCGGCGCTCATCGCACTCGACATCGCGCTCCGCAACGGCCCGACGGGCGCCGACGTCATCGCCAGGACGGCCCGCGTGCAGCCGCAGACGATGTCACGGACCCTCGAGCGACTCGAGCGTGACGGGATGATCGAGCGCGGTCCACACCCCGCCGACGGACGGCGGCGCGTCGTGACGGTGACCGAGCACGGCCGCACGATGTGGGACACCGCGAAGCACATCGAGCGCGAGGTCCTGCCGGACGACCCCGACCTCCGGCGGCACCTCAGCGCGATCCTCGCAGGCGCCGGGCCGTCGCGACCGGACGACTGA
- a CDS encoding efflux RND transporter permease subunit has translation MSRLLRIAIPALVVLAWLVVAAIGGPFAGRISEVSTNDQTSFLPASADATAVQDRSSDFRDATGAPAIIVLERDGGLRPGDGAAAERVADALGERDDVDQVSPAIPSADGDAVEIVATLTAAAEPGNAVDAIRTDLDAALPDGLSGHVTGPAGFTADLTAAFAGIDGLLLGVALAAVLVILVVVYRSPLLPFLVLATAVFALTASILVVWALAKAGVVTVNGQVQGILSILVIGAATDYALLYTSRYREALRDHRTGWDATKAALRVSLEPVIASGGTVVVGVLCLLLSDLDSNKALGPVAAIGIVSSVLAALTLLPALLLCFRRAAFWPLRPAFGSAHPVLTGPDARGLWARVGRLVGGRSRTVWVVCTVGLLVMGTGLIGLRADGVPQSDLVIGQSPARDGQTVLADHFPGGSGSPALVLGDADRIDELADAVADVDGVDGVSAAAQDSPSGSVPVAAGSAAGAPSGVSAPGPTVSRGQVLLEATLADPADSTAAEQTVRELRTAVERVDPGALVGGVTATAIDTNDTGIRDRTVIIPVVLAVILLILMLLLRSVVAPLVLIGSVIVSFAAALGVGALVFDHVLGFPGADPAVPLYSFVFLVALGVDYNIFLMTRVREETLRHGPREGVLRGLGATGGVITSAGVVLAATFAALGVIPILFLVQIAFVVAFGVLLDTVVVRSLLVPALVLDLDRRAWWPSRLSRRPRDM, from the coding sequence GTGTCCCGCCTCCTCCGCATCGCGATCCCCGCCCTCGTCGTCCTCGCGTGGCTGGTCGTCGCCGCGATCGGCGGCCCCTTCGCCGGCCGCATCTCCGAGGTCTCGACGAACGACCAGACCTCGTTCCTGCCGGCGTCGGCCGACGCGACCGCGGTGCAGGACCGCAGCAGCGACTTCCGCGACGCCACCGGTGCGCCGGCGATCATCGTGCTCGAGCGCGACGGGGGGCTCCGCCCCGGCGACGGCGCCGCGGCGGAACGGGTCGCCGACGCACTCGGGGAGCGCGACGACGTGGACCAGGTCAGCCCCGCCATCCCGAGCGCGGACGGCGACGCGGTCGAGATCGTCGCGACGCTCACCGCCGCCGCCGAGCCGGGGAACGCGGTCGACGCGATCCGCACGGACCTCGACGCCGCACTGCCGGACGGACTCAGCGGGCACGTCACCGGACCGGCGGGCTTCACCGCCGACCTGACCGCGGCGTTCGCGGGCATCGACGGGCTGCTGCTCGGTGTCGCGCTCGCCGCGGTGCTCGTCATCCTGGTGGTCGTCTACCGGTCGCCACTGCTGCCGTTCCTCGTGCTCGCCACGGCCGTGTTCGCCCTCACCGCGTCGATCCTCGTCGTGTGGGCGCTCGCGAAGGCCGGTGTCGTCACGGTGAACGGGCAGGTGCAGGGCATCCTCTCGATCCTCGTGATCGGTGCCGCGACCGACTACGCGCTCCTCTACACGTCCCGGTACCGCGAGGCCCTCCGTGACCACCGCACGGGGTGGGACGCGACCAAGGCCGCGCTCCGGGTCTCCCTCGAGCCGGTCATCGCCTCGGGCGGCACGGTCGTCGTCGGTGTGCTGTGCCTCCTGCTGTCCGACCTCGACTCGAACAAGGCGCTCGGGCCGGTGGCGGCGATCGGCATCGTGTCCAGTGTGCTCGCCGCCCTGACCCTCCTGCCCGCGCTGCTGCTCTGCTTCCGCCGTGCCGCGTTCTGGCCGCTCCGTCCCGCGTTCGGCAGCGCCCACCCGGTGCTCACCGGACCGGACGCACGCGGGCTCTGGGCGCGCGTGGGTCGGCTGGTCGGCGGGCGCTCCCGGACGGTCTGGGTCGTCTGCACGGTCGGACTCCTCGTGATGGGCACGGGACTGATCGGCCTGCGCGCCGACGGGGTGCCGCAGAGCGACCTCGTGATCGGGCAGTCACCGGCGCGCGACGGCCAGACCGTGCTCGCCGACCACTTCCCCGGCGGCTCGGGCAGCCCCGCGCTCGTCCTCGGTGACGCCGACCGCATCGACGAACTCGCCGACGCGGTCGCCGACGTCGACGGCGTCGACGGCGTGAGCGCTGCTGCGCAGGACTCGCCGTCCGGCTCCGTCCCGGTCGCGGCCGGCAGCGCGGCCGGCGCCCCCTCCGGTGTGTCCGCTCCAGGGCCGACCGTGTCCCGCGGTCAGGTGCTCCTCGAAGCGACCCTCGCCGACCCGGCGGACTCCACGGCGGCCGAGCAGACCGTCCGCGAGCTCCGCACCGCCGTGGAGCGCGTCGACCCCGGCGCCCTCGTCGGTGGCGTGACGGCCACGGCGATCGACACGAACGACACCGGCATCCGCGACCGGACCGTCATCATCCCCGTCGTCCTCGCCGTGATCCTGCTCATCCTCATGCTGCTGCTCCGGAGCGTCGTCGCGCCGCTCGTGCTCATCGGCAGCGTCATCGTGTCCTTCGCGGCCGCGCTCGGCGTGGGGGCGCTCGTGTTCGACCACGTGCTCGGGTTCCCCGGCGCGGACCCCGCCGTGCCGCTCTACTCGTTCGTCTTCCTCGTGGCGCTCGGCGTGGACTACAACATCTTCCTCATGACACGGGTGCGTGAGGAGACCCTCCGCCACGGCCCGCGGGAGGGTGTGCTCCGCGGACTCGGGGCGACCGGCGGGGTGATCACCTCGGCCGGGGTGGTGCTCGCCGCGACCTTCGCAGCACTCGGGGTCATCCCGATCCTGTTCCTCGTCCAGATCGCCTTCGTCGTCGCGTTCGGCGTCCTGCTCGACACCGTCGTGGTCCGATCGCTGCTGGTCCCGGCGCTCGTGCTCGACCTGGACCGCCGGGCCTGGTGGCCCTCGCGCCTCTCGCGCCGACCCCGTGACATGTGA
- a CDS encoding GntR family transcriptional regulator, with the protein MPVPSTQPAAERKLLRDTVQDKIRTAIMDGTLEPGERLNDDDLIAWLGVSRTPIREALAELARAGLIEMAPNRYTRVASPSAAELLDAYQTLGVIYGGVVRLAVPRFTDAERRRVVGTLDDVLTRLGKGQQAEIAHDGAGIYSMWADACGNASLEQLCRSTTDGLAYKLRVPEIAEVVPPEVVAPRIRELRDAVVAQDPIAAELAMEAAHLLPSRD; encoded by the coding sequence ATGCCAGTCCCCTCGACCCAGCCCGCCGCCGAGCGCAAGCTCCTCCGCGACACCGTGCAGGACAAGATCCGGACCGCGATCATGGACGGCACGCTCGAGCCCGGCGAACGACTCAACGACGACGACCTCATCGCCTGGCTCGGCGTCTCCCGCACCCCCATCCGTGAGGCGCTGGCCGAACTCGCCCGCGCCGGACTCATCGAGATGGCCCCGAACCGGTACACCCGGGTCGCATCGCCGTCGGCAGCGGAGCTGCTCGACGCCTACCAGACCCTCGGTGTGATCTACGGCGGTGTCGTCCGGCTCGCCGTGCCGCGCTTCACCGACGCCGAGCGCCGCAGGGTCGTGGGCACGCTCGACGACGTGCTCACCCGACTCGGCAAGGGGCAGCAGGCCGAGATCGCCCACGACGGCGCCGGCATCTACTCGATGTGGGCGGACGCCTGCGGCAACGCGTCGCTCGAACAGCTCTGCCGGTCGACCACCGACGGCCTCGCCTACAAGCTGCGCGTCCCGGAGATCGCCGAGGTCGTCCCGCCCGAGGTGGTCGCGCCCCGCATCCGGGAACTCCGGGACGCCGTCGTCGCCCAGGACCCGATCGCCGCTGAGCTCGCGATGGAGGCCGCGCACCTGCTGCCGAGCCGGGACTGA
- a CDS encoding YdcF family protein, producing the protein MVAQYGRMVLLSVLAVCCALVAALLVGNGVRALRRGARSLTRLLALVVGVALLALDALVVVLAGLGTPVSSAALVLVVAVAGYVAAAFLVFLGAAVAYGHVRVTEQAEAVVVLGCGLVHGQVSPMLRSRLDRAIEVFRRSDAAGRTPVVVVSGGQGDDEDRTEADAMAEYLVDQGLPSGLVHREPRSRNTRENLRFSRRVLHDAGIGGRTLVVTNDYHVMRTAITARPAGLDARVLGAPTARQSVPSAFLREFAAVLVMHAWWHAGAVAAIVALWAAALVTGALPR; encoded by the coding sequence ATGGTCGCCCAGTACGGTCGCATGGTGCTCCTGTCCGTCCTCGCTGTGTGCTGCGCCCTGGTCGCAGCCCTCCTGGTCGGGAACGGTGTCCGCGCCCTGCGCCGCGGCGCCCGCAGCCTCACCCGGCTCCTCGCCCTGGTGGTGGGGGTCGCGCTCCTGGCGCTCGACGCCCTGGTCGTCGTGCTCGCAGGCCTCGGCACCCCGGTCAGTTCCGCGGCCCTCGTGCTCGTCGTGGCGGTCGCCGGGTACGTCGCCGCCGCCTTCCTCGTGTTCCTCGGGGCGGCCGTCGCCTACGGACACGTCCGCGTGACGGAGCAGGCCGAAGCGGTCGTCGTCCTCGGGTGCGGGCTCGTGCACGGGCAGGTGTCGCCGATGCTGCGGTCCCGGCTCGACCGTGCGATCGAGGTGTTCCGCCGGTCGGACGCCGCCGGCCGCACGCCCGTGGTGGTCGTCTCGGGCGGGCAGGGGGACGACGAGGACCGGACCGAGGCGGACGCGATGGCGGAGTACCTCGTCGACCAGGGCCTCCCGTCCGGGCTCGTGCACCGCGAGCCGCGCTCCCGGAACACCCGCGAGAACCTCCGGTTCTCCCGCAGGGTCCTGCACGACGCCGGGATCGGCGGGCGGACGCTCGTCGTGACGAACGACTACCACGTCATGCGCACCGCGATCACGGCTCGGCCCGCGGGGCTCGATGCCCGCGTGCTCGGGGCGCCCACCGCGCGGCAGTCGGTCCCGAGCGCGTTCCTGCGGGAGTTCGCCGCCGTGCTCGTCATGCACGCGTGGTGGCACGCGGGCGCCGTCGCGGCGATCGTCGCGCTGTGGGCCGCCGCACTCGTGACCGGCGCGCTGCCCCGCTAG
- a CDS encoding LCP family protein, which produces MTNAPEETRPRRADRAVPPRHGRRKRHWGIVLPAVAGVLTMAVLLSGGYAAYAYNRLASSVTKVDAIGSAPAAEDDVDGRAMNILLVGDDHRPDNATPEQLAELSTESDGGATNTDTMIVLHIAADGRSATMISFPRDSYVDIPGVGKGKLNSAFHYGTLDGGGDSGGAKKLIATIQDLSGLTIDHYVRVSLLGFYEIVKQLGPVNVCLNQAAKDSYSGVDLPAGVSELDAKQALSFVRQRHGLPNGDLDRQVRQQYFLSQEARKILSAGTLLNPVKTTKIIDAIGDSVETDQGLDLLSLARQMSNLRPSNIKSATIPILGTPTVYPNGYALSVVEVDTVGMPAFVQGLVGEAPAYTEAKAADPASVSVTVSNGSGVTGAAAAASEVLTARGFQVATPGSSDTTATTMVQYPVGQEAQAKAVAAVVPGAVPVQSTTVQGVTLVLGTDGKTPTAPAAAQPEAPAQPSEQASEEAEAPQSSEAAEPSPSSTAVHEYGQEGVCIN; this is translated from the coding sequence GTGACGAACGCACCCGAGGAGACCAGGCCGCGCCGTGCCGACCGCGCCGTGCCGCCCCGCCACGGGCGCCGGAAGCGCCACTGGGGGATCGTGCTCCCCGCGGTGGCAGGCGTCCTCACGATGGCCGTGCTGCTGAGCGGCGGGTACGCGGCGTACGCGTACAACCGTCTCGCGAGCAGCGTCACGAAGGTGGACGCGATCGGCAGCGCGCCCGCCGCGGAGGACGACGTCGACGGCAGGGCGATGAACATCCTGCTCGTCGGGGACGACCACCGACCGGACAACGCCACCCCCGAACAGCTCGCCGAACTGAGCACCGAGTCGGACGGCGGTGCGACCAACACCGACACCATGATCGTCCTGCACATCGCCGCCGACGGCCGCAGCGCGACGATGATCTCGTTCCCGCGGGACTCCTACGTCGACATCCCCGGCGTCGGCAAGGGCAAGCTCAACAGCGCGTTCCACTACGGCACCCTCGACGGTGGCGGTGACAGCGGCGGCGCGAAGAAGCTCATCGCGACGATCCAGGACCTCAGCGGTCTGACGATCGACCACTACGTCCGGGTGTCGCTGCTCGGGTTCTACGAGATCGTCAAGCAGCTCGGGCCGGTGAACGTCTGCCTCAACCAGGCCGCGAAGGACTCGTACTCGGGCGTCGACCTGCCCGCCGGGGTGTCGGAGCTCGACGCCAAGCAGGCCCTGTCTTTCGTCCGCCAGCGTCACGGCCTGCCGAACGGCGACCTCGACCGCCAGGTCCGCCAGCAGTACTTCCTGTCGCAGGAGGCGCGGAAGATCCTGTCGGCCGGCACGCTCCTCAACCCGGTGAAGACCACCAAGATCATCGACGCGATCGGTGACTCCGTCGAGACCGACCAGGGCCTCGACCTGCTCTCGCTCGCGCGGCAGATGAGCAACCTCCGTCCGTCGAACATCAAGTCCGCCACCATCCCGATCCTCGGCACCCCGACGGTCTACCCGAACGGGTACGCGCTGTCGGTGGTCGAGGTCGACACCGTCGGCATGCCCGCGTTCGTGCAGGGCCTGGTCGGCGAGGCGCCGGCGTACACGGAGGCGAAGGCCGCCGACCCCGCGTCGGTGTCCGTCACGGTGTCGAACGGCAGCGGTGTCACCGGTGCGGCGGCCGCTGCGAGCGAGGTCCTGACCGCGCGCGGGTTCCAGGTCGCCACACCCGGGTCCTCGGACACGACGGCGACGACGATGGTGCAGTACCCGGTCGGCCAGGAGGCCCAGGCCAAGGCCGTCGCGGCCGTCGTCCCCGGCGCGGTGCCGGTCCAGAGCACCACGGTGCAGGGCGTCACGCTGGTCCTCGGCACGGACGGGAAGACGCCCACCGCTCCGGCGGCGGCGCAGCCCGAGGCCCCGGCGCAGCCGTCCGAGCAGGCATCCGAGGAGGCCGAGGCGCCGCAGTCGTCGGAGGCAGCGGAGCCGAGCCCCTCGTCCACGGCCGTGCACGAGTACGGCCAGGAAGGCGTCTGCATCAACTAG
- a CDS encoding endonuclease/exonuclease/phosphatase family protein — translation MTSTARPITLMTYNIKNPDPAHDWPARRPVVLDLILRHDPDLVCVQEAFDHQMDDLRAGLPDHADIGQGREGGTAGEHPAVFYRRDRFRPADSGSFWLSDTPDEPVSNTWGSLYPRIANHVQFLDAEGPTFTLLTTHMDHERGPHGDEVRGRSAALIVQRLSVVDGPVLFAGDCNEPFGAGAAAQVFTDAGYTDAWAVAGDPDDRTASYNEWQPPVASGERIDWVLTRGVAGVDRVVIDHDGPETWFASDHFPVVATIRV, via the coding sequence GTGACCAGCACCGCGCGCCCGATCACCCTCATGACCTACAACATCAAGAACCCGGACCCGGCGCACGACTGGCCCGCCCGTCGGCCCGTCGTGCTCGACCTCATCCTTCGGCACGACCCCGACCTGGTGTGCGTGCAGGAGGCCTTCGACCACCAGATGGACGACCTCCGGGCCGGGTTGCCCGACCACGCCGACATCGGCCAGGGGCGCGAGGGCGGCACCGCGGGCGAGCACCCCGCCGTCTTCTACCGCCGCGACCGCTTCCGTCCCGCCGACTCCGGCTCGTTCTGGCTCTCGGACACCCCCGACGAGCCGGTCTCGAACACGTGGGGCAGCCTGTACCCCCGCATCGCGAACCACGTGCAGTTCCTCGACGCGGAGGGTCCGACCTTCACGCTGCTGACCACCCACATGGACCACGAGCGGGGCCCGCACGGCGACGAGGTCCGCGGGCGCAGTGCGGCGCTCATCGTGCAGCGGCTGTCGGTCGTCGACGGGCCGGTGCTCTTCGCGGGGGACTGCAACGAGCCGTTCGGGGCGGGTGCTGCCGCGCAGGTCTTCACCGACGCCGGTTACACGGACGCGTGGGCCGTGGCCGGGGACCCCGACGACCGGACGGCGTCGTACAACGAGTGGCAGCCGCCGGTGGCGAGCGGAGAGCGCATCGACTGGGTGCTCACCCGCGGGGTCGCCGGCGTCGACCGCGTGGTGATCGACCACGACGGGCCCGAGACCTGGTTCGCGAGCGACCACTTCCCGGTGGTGGCGACGATCCGGGTCTGA
- a CDS encoding SDR family oxidoreductase, producing the protein MTDQRIDQYTMQDPTKLYADKKPDEQYLEGAGTDAEMAENTPADHGEDTYRGSGRLEGRKALVTGGDSGIGAAVAIAYAREGADVAIVYLPEEQEDADRIVGLIEAAGRKAVAIPGDITDLSFCEQLVETAVQELGGLDILVNNAGKQQNVDDITKISDDEFDETFKTNVYGTFRITKAAVPHLKPGSTIINTTSIQAYAPSPHLVHYAATKATVNNMAKGLAAQLAPKGIRVNAVAPGPIWTPLQPAGGQPPEALPSAGEQTYLGRWGQPAELAPAYVFLASGESSYVVGETLHVDGGMPTP; encoded by the coding sequence ATGACGGACCAGCGGATCGACCAGTACACCATGCAGGACCCGACGAAGCTCTACGCCGACAAGAAGCCGGACGAGCAGTACCTCGAGGGTGCCGGCACCGACGCCGAGATGGCGGAGAACACGCCTGCCGACCACGGTGAGGACACCTACCGCGGCTCGGGACGACTCGAGGGCCGCAAGGCACTCGTCACCGGTGGCGACTCGGGTATCGGCGCGGCCGTCGCCATCGCCTACGCCCGCGAGGGTGCCGACGTCGCGATCGTCTACCTGCCGGAGGAGCAGGAGGACGCCGACCGCATCGTCGGGCTCATCGAGGCGGCCGGTCGCAAGGCCGTCGCGATCCCCGGGGACATCACCGACCTGTCGTTCTGTGAGCAGCTCGTCGAAACGGCCGTGCAGGAGCTCGGCGGCCTCGACATCCTCGTCAACAACGCCGGCAAGCAGCAGAACGTCGACGACATCACGAAGATCTCCGACGACGAGTTCGACGAGACGTTCAAGACGAACGTCTACGGCACCTTCCGCATCACGAAGGCGGCCGTCCCGCACCTGAAGCCGGGCTCCACGATCATCAACACCACGTCGATCCAGGCCTACGCGCCGTCGCCGCACCTCGTGCACTACGCGGCCACGAAGGCGACCGTGAACAACATGGCGAAGGGGCTCGCCGCGCAGCTCGCCCCGAAGGGCATCCGCGTCAACGCCGTCGCCCCGGGCCCCATCTGGACCCCGCTGCAGCCGGCCGGCGGCCAGCCGCCGGAGGCGCTGCCCTCCGCCGGCGAGCAGACCTACCTCGGTCGCTGGGGCCAGCCCGCCGAGCTCGCGCCGGCGTACGTGTTCCTCGCCAGCGGCGAGTCCTCCTACGTGGTGGGCGAGACGCTGCACGTCGACGGCGGCATGCCGACGCCGTAG
- a CDS encoding TetR/AcrR family transcriptional regulator — protein sequence MLEDTSADTMAAAAAAATLHLRIRIVGATVDLLRDVPFHEARPEHVAERLDISTYELQQHFPSWDGLVLAAVDRWNGARMDEVTREVGDGSTVDLLRAIVASNAEDPALMRLLVALLSVAGNPEHPMSTYLRSRYQLFFAQVKRGLEHDIAVGRAPHTMDPRRGAEQLIALYEGLQLQALLRSELDLVAAFDRAVARLERGWMERYEAHAQRRLSTWSDVSWSDDDNWSA from the coding sequence ATGCTCGAGGACACCAGCGCCGACACGATGGCTGCCGCTGCGGCTGCGGCGACCCTGCACCTGCGGATCAGGATCGTGGGGGCGACGGTCGACCTGCTCCGCGACGTTCCGTTCCACGAGGCCCGTCCCGAGCACGTGGCCGAGCGCCTCGACATCAGCACGTACGAGCTGCAGCAGCACTTCCCCTCGTGGGACGGACTCGTCCTGGCCGCGGTGGACCGTTGGAACGGCGCCCGGATGGACGAGGTCACCCGCGAGGTCGGCGACGGCAGCACGGTCGACCTCCTCCGCGCGATCGTCGCCTCGAACGCCGAGGACCCGGCGCTCATGCGCCTGCTCGTCGCGCTCCTCAGTGTCGCGGGCAACCCGGAGCACCCGATGTCGACGTACCTCCGCTCGCGCTACCAGCTCTTCTTCGCGCAGGTGAAGCGCGGCCTCGAGCACGACATCGCCGTCGGGCGTGCACCGCACACGATGGACCCGCGCCGTGGGGCGGAGCAGCTCATCGCCCTGTACGAGGGGCTGCAGCTGCAGGCGCTCCTGCGCAGCGAACTCGACCTCGTGGCGGCCTTCGACCGTGCGGTGGCGCGGCTCGAGCGCGGCTGGATGGAACGGTACGAGGCACACGCGCAGCGCCGGCTGTCGACCTGGTCCGACGTGTCCTGGTCGGACGACGACAACTGGTCGGCCTGA
- a CDS encoding DUF2795 domain-containing protein, whose amino-acid sequence MAAPNPIQIQKYLSGIDYPASKDDVVSTAEKENAPDDVLEALRAIPDGEYDAPTAVSSAVSDAS is encoded by the coding sequence GTGGCAGCACCGAACCCCATCCAGATCCAGAAGTACCTGAGCGGCATCGACTACCCGGCCTCGAAGGACGACGTCGTGTCGACCGCCGAGAAGGAGAACGCTCCCGACGACGTGCTCGAGGCGCTCCGTGCCATCCCGGACGGCGAGTACGACGCCCCGACCGCCGTCTCCAGCGCGGTCTCGGACGCGAGCTAG
- a CDS encoding threonine/serine exporter family protein has translation MAEPLLPGPRPGRPPRPHSRARSVAQHDMRDVRARLRGTIYEHVEPDTRSLREQYSARQIVDFCLDLAEVMLASGADTRSVETAVIAVATKWNLAPLDLDFSGSAVTIQYSPTDGPPLVKVRSTRSDGSDLARLAWANQIVDDVIHDDRDMTSAVNALVAVLRMPPRWPMWLADVGLSVLGTSIAMQAGGGWRAGLGAFVLMLGIIVSGRWLTGRGYPQFFVSGAQGAVASVIGTLAIGAGVLTPTGAATMVAALVVLLLPHVQLVTWAQDAISGFRAMAVARAFTIGMLIAAIVVGVPAGIALTHWLRLEVDPSGIVTQALPLWASLSLTVVSAGANCFVQQASARVIPVAVVLSVAAGAALWQLKAFGLPLLGATFVASVLLGVLSTYAAVRMRTAVAAIAVPAFCGALLPGVAVSNALLNVMSGSSSSVLDFGSAVTVALAIGAGLVLGGLFATPGARRALRRGRRVEVHSVHSDTTAMPVIRDSGYDPGNGSVPRW, from the coding sequence ATGGCCGAACCGCTCCTCCCCGGCCCGCGGCCGGGCCGTCCACCCCGACCGCACTCCAGGGCCCGGAGCGTCGCCCAGCACGACATGCGCGACGTCCGCGCCCGACTGCGCGGCACGATCTACGAACACGTCGAGCCGGACACCCGGTCGCTGCGGGAGCAGTACTCCGCCCGGCAGATCGTCGACTTCTGTCTCGACCTGGCCGAGGTGATGCTCGCCTCCGGGGCCGACACCCGGAGCGTCGAGACCGCCGTCATCGCGGTCGCCACGAAGTGGAACCTCGCACCGCTCGACCTCGACTTCTCCGGCAGCGCCGTGACGATCCAGTACTCCCCCACCGACGGCCCACCGCTCGTCAAGGTCCGCAGCACCCGCTCGGACGGCTCCGACCTCGCCCGCCTGGCGTGGGCGAACCAGATCGTCGACGACGTCATCCACGACGACCGGGACATGACCAGCGCCGTGAACGCGCTCGTGGCGGTGCTCCGGATGCCGCCGCGGTGGCCGATGTGGCTCGCCGACGTGGGGTTGTCGGTCCTCGGCACCTCGATCGCCATGCAGGCGGGCGGTGGCTGGCGGGCCGGCCTCGGGGCGTTCGTCCTCATGCTCGGCATCATCGTGTCCGGGCGGTGGCTGACCGGGCGGGGCTACCCGCAGTTCTTCGTGTCCGGCGCGCAGGGCGCCGTGGCGTCGGTGATCGGCACCCTGGCGATCGGGGCCGGCGTGCTCACCCCGACCGGGGCGGCGACGATGGTGGCCGCGCTCGTGGTGCTCCTGCTCCCGCACGTGCAACTCGTCACGTGGGCGCAGGACGCGATCTCGGGGTTCCGCGCGATGGCCGTGGCTCGGGCCTTCACCATCGGCATGCTCATCGCGGCGATCGTCGTGGGGGTGCCGGCCGGCATCGCGCTGACCCACTGGCTCCGGCTCGAGGTCGACCCGTCGGGCATCGTCACCCAGGCCCTGCCGCTCTGGGCCTCGCTGTCCCTGACCGTGGTGTCCGCCGGGGCGAACTGCTTCGTGCAGCAGGCGAGCGCGCGGGTGATCCCGGTCGCCGTGGTGCTCTCGGTCGCGGCGGGGGCGGCGCTCTGGCAGCTCAAGGCGTTCGGGCTGCCGTTGCTCGGGGCGACCTTCGTCGCGTCGGTACTGCTCGGCGTGCTCTCGACCTACGCGGCCGTGCGGATGCGGACCGCCGTGGCGGCCATCGCGGTGCCGGCGTTCTGTGGCGCACTGCTCCCCGGCGTCGCGGTGTCGAACGCACTGCTCAACGTGATGAGCGGGTCGTCGAGCTCGGTGCTCGACTTCGGGTCGGCCGTCACGGTCGCGCTCGCTATCGGCGCCGGACTCGTCCTCGGCGGGCTGTTCGCGACGCCGGGTGCCCGCCGAGCGCTCCGTCGCGGGCGTCGGGTCGAGGTGCACTCGGTCCACAGCGACACCACCGCGATGCCGGTCATCCGCGACTCGGGCTACGACCCCGGGAACGGGTCCGTCCCGCGCTGGTGA
- a CDS encoding OsmC family peroxiredoxin, with product MPTRTARTAWNGGLNDGSGQVELSSSKVGTYDVSFPKRAADEAGGTTSPEELIAAAHSSCYAMQFSAILGEAGGTVESLDVKADVSLGPDSAGGFKLTGIVLTVSGEVSGIDEAAFLKAADEAKATCPVSKALTGVDIELHATFEQ from the coding sequence ATGCCCACGCGCACCGCACGCACCGCCTGGAACGGCGGCCTCAACGACGGTTCCGGCCAGGTCGAACTCTCCAGCTCGAAGGTCGGCACGTACGACGTGTCCTTCCCGAAGCGCGCCGCCGACGAGGCCGGTGGCACCACCAGCCCCGAGGAGCTCATCGCCGCAGCGCACTCGTCCTGCTACGCCATGCAGTTCTCCGCGATCCTCGGCGAGGCCGGCGGCACGGTCGAGTCCCTCGACGTCAAGGCCGACGTCTCGCTCGGCCCGGACTCGGCCGGCGGCTTCAAGCTCACCGGCATCGTCCTCACCGTCTCCGGCGAGGTCTCCGGCATCGACGAGGCGGCCTTCCTGAAGGCCGCCGACGAGGCCAAGGCGACCTGCCCGGTCAGCAAGGCCCTCACCGGTGTCGACATCGAGCTGCACGCCACGTTCGAGCAGTAA